Part of the Tepidisphaeraceae bacterium genome is shown below.
ACGTCCTTCACGCGCTCGGAGAAGTAGCGGTCGGTCATTTGCCCGAACTGCTGGGCATACCGCCGCATGACGCTGCTGACGGCATATTCGGCCGTCGCCAGTTGGGTTTTGATTTCGTTGTCGACCTGCTTCAGCAGCGACTTGTCCTTCAGCACGCCGAGGTGGAAGTTGACGATGCCACCGATCTCCTTGCCGTACTTGGTGGCCGTCTCGTCGCGGAGTTGGGTGAGGTCCTTCAGGCTGTCATCGATCGCGGTGTGGAAGCGGGCCACCTCACCGGCGACCTGGTCGGGTGCGACGTTGCGCTTCGGGATCAGCAGATCCTCGGCGTCGAGCACGATGGCCGTGCCGATGACGACGCCCGGGGAAACACCAATGCCCTTTTTGATCTCCATTCGTTTGATTTGCGATCTGCGATTTTACGGTTTGCGATTGAGATCAGAATTCAATGAATTCGCATTTCAATCGCAAATCGCAAATCGCAGATCGGCAATCCTATCAATCTTCTTCGCCAAACTTGCTGTTGAACAAATCGGCCAGCGCGTCGACCGCCTGCTGGGCGTCCTCACCGTCGGCGTCGATGCGCAGCGGTGTGCCTTCGACGGCGGCGAGGATGATCATCTGCATGACGCTCTTGCCGTCCGCCTCGCCCGGTTCCTCGCCACCCTTGGTCACGGTAATGTCCGACGAGAACCCGTTGGCCAGGTCCACGAACTGCATCGCCGGCCGCGCGTGCAGGCCGAGCTTGTTGGACACGAAGATGTCGCGAGAGGCCTTTGGCATTGCGGATTTCGGATTGCGGAGTTCGGATTGATATTCGGAACGACGCGGCCTTCAGATTCAATCCTCAATCCGAAATCCGCACTCCGCAATGCTTCACTTTCCCTGGTCTGCCTCTTCCAGCAGTTCGATGATCTTCGCCTGCGAGTCGCTCTGGCGCAGGAAGCGCCGGAACATGTCCTTCTGCAGGTTGCTGAAGACGATGTTCATCGCCTGCAGGT
Proteins encoded:
- a CDS encoding HPr family phosphocarrier protein, with the protein product MPKASRDIFVSNKLGLHARPAMQFVDLANGFSSDITVTKGGEEPGEADGKSVMQMIILAAVEGTPLRIDADGEDAQQAVDALADLFNSKFGEED